One Anolis carolinensis isolate JA03-04 chromosome 4, rAnoCar3.1.pri, whole genome shotgun sequence DNA window includes the following coding sequences:
- the ncoa5 gene encoding nuclear receptor coactivator 5 isoform X1, with protein sequence MNKAPSRSSPSRREPLPYGEKDGRRDRSPIRGSPRRDGRDGRDSRDGRDLRMRDARGPRDPRDTREFRDPRDMRDPREPAYDRYRDSREPPSYRREEGYDRYARPERPDDGGYRRREEPYYGRYRDQVERAPLSTEERMKREERRREELYRQFFEDIKRRIDAERPVDCSVIVVNKQTKDYAESVGRKIRDLGMVVDLIFLNSEMSLQQALDDISQGGSAFAIVITPQHQVHHSCTVNIMFGTPQEHRNMPQADAMVLVAKNYERYKVEVREKEREEIARQAAKMADETVLQERERPPPSSEEGPRGGHPPSIQALLNLLADNRYLTAEETDKIINYLRERKERQLRASGDALPAPLPRPAMGTPSGSSLAALPSPQSHQSGQSLPPSGSSAMVPNSQQELQAKILSLFNSGAASASNSGSSMGVSQNTGFVPPVPGSQNHSAGVMGGSGPGMPPSQQRSPAQVPQQFQGHQGPARAPGPRGPAPLQPSQPMYQNRGPAPGNTGPSRPAPSSSGINFDNPSVQKALDTLIQSGPALSHLVNQTVSQARAVAPGQPAMGSYQRHY encoded by the exons ATGAATAAAGCTCCCTCACGGTCCAGCCCATCTCGAAG GGAGCCCTTGCCCTACGGAGAGAAGGATGGCCGGCGCGACCGCTCTCCCATCCGGGGCAGCCCACGAAGGGACGGGCGAGATGGTCGCGATTCCCGGGATGGTCGGGACCTTCGTATGCGAGACGCACGCGGGCCCAGGGACCCTCGCGACACCAGGGAGTTCCGAGACCCCAGGGACATGAGGGACCCCCGGGAACCGGCCTATGACCGCTACAGGGATTCCCGGGAACCCCCGTCTTACAG GCGGGAGGAAGGCTATGACCGCTATGCGCGGCCTGAGCGTCCTGATGACGGCGGCTACCGGCGGAGGGAGGAGCCCTACTATGGCCGTTACCGTGATCAAGTGGAGAGGGCCCCCTTGAGCACCGAAG AGCGCATGAAGCGCGAAGAGCGGCGGAGGGAGGAGCTCTACCGCCAGTTCTTTGAAGACATCAAGAGGCGCATTGATGCGGAGCGCCCAGTGGACTGCTCAGTGATTGTGGTCAACAAGCAGACCAA GGACTATGCGGAGTCTGTGGGGCGCAAGATCCGTGACCTGGGCATGGTGGTGGACCTCATCTTCCTCAACTCAGAGATGTCTCTGCAGCAAGCCCTAGATGACATCAGCCAGGGCGGGTCGGCCTTTGCCATTGTCATCACACCCCAGCACCAGGTTCACCACTCCTGCACTGTCAACATCATGTTCGGCACCCCTCAAG AGCACCGCAACATGCCTCAGGCAGATGCCATGGTGCTGGTGGCGAAGAACTATGAGCGCTACAAGGTGGAGGTGCGGGAGAAGGAGCGGGAGGAGATTGCCCGGCAGGCCGCCAAGATGGCCGACGAGACCGTCCTGCAGGAGCGGGAGCGGCCCCCTCCGTCGAGCGAGGAGGGGCCCCGCGGGGGACACCCCCCCAGCATCCAGGCCCTGCTCAACCTGCTGGCGGACAACCGCTACCTGACGGCCGAGGAGACCGACAAGATCATCAACTACCTGCGGGAGCGCAAGGAGCGGCAGCTGCGGGCAAGCGGAGACGCCCTGCCAG CTCCGCTTCCCCGCCCGGCCATGGGCACCCCCTCCGGCTCCTCCCTGGCGGCGCTGCCCAGCCCTCAGTCCCACCAGAGCGGGCAGTCCTTGCCTCCCTCCGGCTCCAGCGCCATGGTGCCTAACTCCCAGCAGGAGCTCCAGGCCAAGATCCTCAGCCTCTTCAACAGCGGGGCGGCATCCGCCTCCAACAGCGGCTCCAGCATGGGGGTCTCTCAGAACACGGGCTTTGTTCCCCCGGTGCCCGGCTCCCAGAACCACTCCGCGGGCGTGATGGGCGGCTCCGGCCCAGGGATGCCCCCGTCCCAGCAGCGCTCCCCGGCCCAGGTCCCCCAGCAGTTCCAAGGCCACCAGGGCCCCGCCCGCGCCCCCGGCCCCAGAGGCCCGGCCCCGCTGCAGCCCTCCCAGCCCATGTACCAGAACCGGGGCCCGGCCCCCGGGAACACCGGCCCCTCccgccctgccccctcctcctccgGGATCAACTTCGACAACCCCAGCGTGCAGAAGGCCCTCGACACCCTCATCCAGAGTGGACCGGCCCTCTCGCACCTGGTCAACCAGACGGTCAGCCAGGCCCGGGCCGTAGCCCCCGGCCAGCCAGCCATGGGCTCCTACCAGAGGCATTACTAG
- the ncoa5 gene encoding nuclear receptor coactivator 5 isoform X2 has translation MRDARGPRDPRDTREFRDPRDMRDPREPAYDRYRDSREPPSYRREEGYDRYARPERPDDGGYRRREEPYYGRYRDQVERAPLSTEERMKREERRREELYRQFFEDIKRRIDAERPVDCSVIVVNKQTKDYAESVGRKIRDLGMVVDLIFLNSEMSLQQALDDISQGGSAFAIVITPQHQVHHSCTVNIMFGTPQEHRNMPQADAMVLVAKNYERYKVEVREKEREEIARQAAKMADETVLQERERPPPSSEEGPRGGHPPSIQALLNLLADNRYLTAEETDKIINYLRERKERQLRASGDALPAPLPRPAMGTPSGSSLAALPSPQSHQSGQSLPPSGSSAMVPNSQQELQAKILSLFNSGAASASNSGSSMGVSQNTGFVPPVPGSQNHSAGVMGGSGPGMPPSQQRSPAQVPQQFQGHQGPARAPGPRGPAPLQPSQPMYQNRGPAPGNTGPSRPAPSSSGINFDNPSVQKALDTLIQSGPALSHLVNQTVSQARAVAPGQPAMGSYQRHY, from the exons ATGCGAGACGCACGCGGGCCCAGGGACCCTCGCGACACCAGGGAGTTCCGAGACCCCAGGGACATGAGGGACCCCCGGGAACCGGCCTATGACCGCTACAGGGATTCCCGGGAACCCCCGTCTTACAG GCGGGAGGAAGGCTATGACCGCTATGCGCGGCCTGAGCGTCCTGATGACGGCGGCTACCGGCGGAGGGAGGAGCCCTACTATGGCCGTTACCGTGATCAAGTGGAGAGGGCCCCCTTGAGCACCGAAG AGCGCATGAAGCGCGAAGAGCGGCGGAGGGAGGAGCTCTACCGCCAGTTCTTTGAAGACATCAAGAGGCGCATTGATGCGGAGCGCCCAGTGGACTGCTCAGTGATTGTGGTCAACAAGCAGACCAA GGACTATGCGGAGTCTGTGGGGCGCAAGATCCGTGACCTGGGCATGGTGGTGGACCTCATCTTCCTCAACTCAGAGATGTCTCTGCAGCAAGCCCTAGATGACATCAGCCAGGGCGGGTCGGCCTTTGCCATTGTCATCACACCCCAGCACCAGGTTCACCACTCCTGCACTGTCAACATCATGTTCGGCACCCCTCAAG AGCACCGCAACATGCCTCAGGCAGATGCCATGGTGCTGGTGGCGAAGAACTATGAGCGCTACAAGGTGGAGGTGCGGGAGAAGGAGCGGGAGGAGATTGCCCGGCAGGCCGCCAAGATGGCCGACGAGACCGTCCTGCAGGAGCGGGAGCGGCCCCCTCCGTCGAGCGAGGAGGGGCCCCGCGGGGGACACCCCCCCAGCATCCAGGCCCTGCTCAACCTGCTGGCGGACAACCGCTACCTGACGGCCGAGGAGACCGACAAGATCATCAACTACCTGCGGGAGCGCAAGGAGCGGCAGCTGCGGGCAAGCGGAGACGCCCTGCCAG CTCCGCTTCCCCGCCCGGCCATGGGCACCCCCTCCGGCTCCTCCCTGGCGGCGCTGCCCAGCCCTCAGTCCCACCAGAGCGGGCAGTCCTTGCCTCCCTCCGGCTCCAGCGCCATGGTGCCTAACTCCCAGCAGGAGCTCCAGGCCAAGATCCTCAGCCTCTTCAACAGCGGGGCGGCATCCGCCTCCAACAGCGGCTCCAGCATGGGGGTCTCTCAGAACACGGGCTTTGTTCCCCCGGTGCCCGGCTCCCAGAACCACTCCGCGGGCGTGATGGGCGGCTCCGGCCCAGGGATGCCCCCGTCCCAGCAGCGCTCCCCGGCCCAGGTCCCCCAGCAGTTCCAAGGCCACCAGGGCCCCGCCCGCGCCCCCGGCCCCAGAGGCCCGGCCCCGCTGCAGCCCTCCCAGCCCATGTACCAGAACCGGGGCCCGGCCCCCGGGAACACCGGCCCCTCccgccctgccccctcctcctccgGGATCAACTTCGACAACCCCAGCGTGCAGAAGGCCCTCGACACCCTCATCCAGAGTGGACCGGCCCTCTCGCACCTGGTCAACCAGACGGTCAGCCAGGCCCGGGCCGTAGCCCCCGGCCAGCCAGCCATGGGCTCCTACCAGAGGCATTACTAG